The nucleotide sequence gtatttatttttatttcacctttatttaaccagacaggctagcagcagtgtgaacagacagcaacacagagttacacatggagtaaacagtaaacaagtcaataacacagtagggggAAAAAAGCATGAGGAGGttggcaaataattacaatttagcagatatAGCAGATATGGCACCAGTTCTTTCCAAAGTTGGATTACTGAACATTGTTGCCTTTAGCTTGTGCATTTTGTTTATTTAGATGACAATTTCCATTGTCCATTTTCACACTGTGTGTACACCTTGTCCATTTATTCCAAGTTCATTTTGAATGTATTTGTCAATGCTTTAATTTAGTCTGCAGGGAGGTTTCCATGTTATATGATACTGGGGATGTAGGTTGTGAAGTTTGAACAGCTTATGTAATAATTAGCCAGTCATGTAATATTTGTTTTAAATGATTGATGGTTTTGTGCTCTGTATGTTTTGTGTCAGGGATTCTTTTCCCCCGCAGTTGATTTGTCCCCTGTTTGATTTGTGACACTATACCATATTTGACCGAAGCAATGTTATGCAACACTTTATTATCATAGTGTCACCTGGCTTGTTTATCATGCAAAGGTATAGAAtacattgtttttgttttgaaatattagtcatgttaatgtgtacTAAGACGACATTAACCGTTAAGGCAGGGGAATATTTTGTGTCAAACAGAATTCCAATATGATGAAAGACCAAACATAAAGCGAACCATCTCTGCCTCTTTCATCACCAACAACAGCTGTCCATGAAATCTTATTGATTATTATCTATCCggaaaaactgatcctagatcagcactcctactctgagaagcTTTATGGATACAGGCCGGAGACTGGGCCATAATAAAACACTTGGTGAAACATCTGCACATTTTATTTCCAGACCAACACATTCTAATGGagctagagaagaagaagatagtCGTCTTCACTCCCTCGAGACGCGTCGGTGGTAAACGGGTGGTCTGCTACGACGACCGTTTTATTGTGAAGCATGCCTACGAGTCGGATGGTGTGATCGTGTCCAACGACACCTATAGGGACCTGCAGGGAGAGCGTCCGGAGTGGAAGCGTTGTATCGAGGAGAGGCTGCTTATGTACTCTTTCGTCAATGACAAGTGAGTACAGGGGGGGTTGACAGTGGCAGGCATGAATTAAGGGGAGAAGATACAATGGTGAAGAGGCCAGTGGGGCCAGGAATTCAATCCCCCATACATGTGGTATGGGGGGTTTCAGCGGGTAACATCTGTCATAAATACTGATTTTTGGACAGAAACATGAAATGTATAAACAGGTttttaactttaaaaaaaaaaatattaatcaTGGATTGATGTCAAGGGTAGATAAGTAGAACTATTTGAGTCATGCACATAGTGCTCTAGTCAGGATTCAGCCCAGAAATAGCGAGCAACTTAGTTCCGAAAAACAGATTTGACCTTTAGAGCAGATACTGTAGTAGTGTAATACACTGTAAGGTCATGGTCACCAActggtcgatctccaaggcattcctagacGATCGCCAAACATTtccctgcgtgccaggtaggtgAATTGTTCCATTTTAAAACTTCCCGGCGGGCCCGGAGGGtaaatcaagtgcactataggcctaccgctggccaatcggatggctCAGATTACCGTTAAGTAGTAatgtagcaggcataaaagaaagctacagcAAAGTTGAGATTTTGAGATTTCAGAACTTTTAAAACCATGATTCCACAAATACAGCGACCAAGCTGGTGTTTTTGAGTGTGTGCCTGTTTAAGTTCTTGCACAGCACTGTCAATACtttttattcaacacttttattATCCATAAAATGCACGTTCATCCTACTTCCACTCGCACTACAACCCGCACTaaagctgtaatgaatgagtaggaagTTATATCGATGGGCTTGCGTGGTTATTATTAGCTGCttgggtcttttttaatatcgaggaatatttcactttctctgttcaaAGGAGTAGCAACAAGTATTTGTCTAGAGGCAGAATTAATGTTGTGAGACTCGAGTTTTGCCATCAGCTGGAAGGCAGTGTCTCTTTTTGGTCTACTGAGGAAAGGTAAGGCGTAGGGACGTTAAGAGGCAAAccttcagtctgctgctctctccctctactgagactgaccatcagatacaggcaccatcagcccagtaaaatacaTGATTATTTACATGtagctcactcagctgtgcctccacaagtaatacaacaactgatctattaccggtgtgatTGCATAGCCTACCTAAAAATCGATTAAAATGGTGCGAACAATACATTTGCAGGaaattcaagcaaagccaatatgcggtgacaatgtattgggcctatagcctactgcatcAACCTAATTgttacagtactgtttttaataggTTCATTTTGCATAGGCTTTTTTTAATGTaatcttcaacaacaacaaaaatcgtGTGCGGTAGATCTCAGCTTGCATTTTGATTCAAAGTGATCTTAACtcaaaggttggtgaccactccTGTATGGTTAGAGGATGATTAATGAGACATGTATTCATGTCATTATTTCAGATCGGAAAAGCAAACATTCCCTCTGACTGCACCACGTCTTATTGTTCTTATTCTTGTTGTGATTAGATCCTCTATCACTTCTCTGCCTGTGTGGTTTTCTGATCAATATTACCCATTTCCCGGCCCAGATTCATGCCCCCAGATGACCCGCTTGGTCGTCATGGTCCCAGTCTGGAGAACTTCCTTCGGAAGAAGCCTCTGCTGCCAGAACACAAGCGCCAACTCTGTCCTTATGGTAAGATATCAACCATAGAGATATGTGTGTGAGGTACCATAGGGTTCTAATTTGATTGTCTGAACACTGAAGCTTATTTTAAAACCTATCTTGTTGAATCAAAGTACTAAGCTAGGATCAGGTCTCCATTAGGCATAACTGATTTTATATCAGCCCTTCTAATCCGAGACTCGTTGTGAAGAATCCAGATAATTTCTCCTGTAGAATTGTAGAGTCATTGTAGAGTAATACTGTTATTTTAGATTTAGGTAGTAATAGTGTAATAGCTGTCATGTTTAGTAACTGTCATTTATGTGTTCTATTTCAGGTAAAAAGTGCACCTACGGCGTGAAGTGTAAGTTCTACCACCCTGAGCGCACTCACCAATCCCACTCCTCGTTGGCTGACGAGCTCAGGGAGAAGGCAAGGCTCTCCTCGGAAAAAGAGGACCGGAATCCCATGATGTCACACCTGAGGGGCCCCCAGGCCGACCCGGGATCCTTTCCCTCCTATTCTCTGGAGAATGACCTGGAGCACAGGTTGACATTAGAGCACCGCGGTTCCCTGAGGGAGGGTCCCAAGAGCCAGGTAACTGAGAACATGTTGCTATTCTGGGATAGGCCACGCTCCAGTAGGAATCAGCAGGCCCGCAGCCCCACAGCAGTAGGCCAAGGACAGATGGACTGGCCCAGTATGCTCTCCCCCTCCACTACTACTGACCTCCCCTATGCCAGCATCTCCCATGAGTGCCTGGACTCTGGTTTTGGCTCCTATGAGAGCCAGAGCCAGTACTCGGATGTGTCCCAAGGCCACAGCAAGGCCTTCAGGCTCAGGCAGCAGCAGGGCTTcccctctggttccagacatccaGGCATACATCCAGAGAGGCTGGCCCAGGACAGCCCCCAGCCCTGCAGGTGTTTCCATTTGTCTCCCTCCTCAGGTCCCCAGCAGCAGCACCACAGCAACCCACACCTCGAGTCCCACTCCCAATCCCAGCTGAGATATGACACCTACTCGCCTCCTCTGTTCCCACCCAACATGCACCACTACAGTCTCCCCTGCAACTTCCAGCAAGACGGGGTGGGGGCACACCATTTCCACCCCCATCAGCACCCCCAGAAGTACTGGTCAGACCCCTTCCATGGCGGGGTCCCCCAGGCTAGGGCATCCTGTAGCCTCCCCCCCCCGGCCCCCACCCTACCCCGCATGGAGCCCCCCCACTCATGCTCCTCTTACAGGAATCAGCAGGAACACGACTCCTGGGCCCAGCCACCTCCACCTTCTGCctttgacacagagagacaggagctcCGTAAGAAACTGCAGGCCATTTTCAACCCCCACCAGGTGGATACGGTCATGGAGATGTTTCCTCACCTGATGGACGCCCAGAAGCTGGCTGCAGAGATCCTCAACCTCAAATCTCAGAGAGGTGCCTTCTGATGCCTCTAAGCATCTTGTCTAAGGGGTTGATTCAGGGTTGAGATAAGCTTGCACAACTCTTAACTTCCCCGTAAATCAttcattgatgtcaatgggaTACTTGGGTGAAAATGTGCCTTGGGTAATTCTCTTGCTCTTTTCCTTTAATTTACTCTAACGGTTTGAACTGTTTAGAATGTGAAAGGGCAAcattttgttgttgatgttgtcctTCCTTCGTGATCATGTGCTTGCATAGCTTATGTGAAATCCATGACAGGTAGTGTGTTCAGTTTGGGAGAAGTGTGTAGAATCGGCATGAATCCCCTGTCATGTTTAACTAGATTATTTGAGATTGTGACTTATTGAAGTTGTATACATTTATAACAGTGTAGTCAAATCTTGCCTTTAGACTCAGTACCACGGCAAAAGTGAATCTAGAGCGTTTGACTGTTGATGCATATTGTATCATCATTTGGGATATATGGTATGTGATCTCTCGTTTGTCCGAAATTCAGCTCTCATGCAATAAGAAATAATTGTCTAAAATAATGTCCTTGTCTAAAGTCTAAAGTATTGTGGTTCTGATGGCCATAATGTATTTCCTGACTCATAGACAAATATTTGGTTTTCCATCTCTTTATGCAGTGTGGAATGCAATGGTATACCTTTTTCCGTGTATAAAGCTACGCCCAAAGAGCCACAACCACTATCCAGTATCCTTTTAACCAAGAGTATATGTGGAAGAAGCTGCCAAAGAACTGAATGAATGTTTTAGAAGCACTTTTTCATTGATCCAAATGTTCTAATTCCCTCATAGACCAGAATGTGACTTTTTCAGCAAGATTGATGTATAAAAATATGTGTACTGTAATATGGCTTGTGAGGGTCTCTTGTATCACCAAAGACTGGGTAAACCCAATAGAtattttaaagtaactgtccagtgtttcccgATTTCCATGAAATATGACCAATAATTAATTACAATACAGTATGAGTGAAATGGTTTTCCTTCCAAAATGTTTTAAGTAGGTTCaaaagcagcttttctgtgttggaatggtgtgggcgtaccccaacagaATGGTGTGAGCGTATatcgtttttatattttttaatattcATGCGAATAGACTGCTGATTGGCTATCTCAAGCTCCTCAGGAGGATGACAACATCCTCTGAGGAAATATTTTATAAAATGCT is from Oncorhynchus gorbuscha isolate QuinsamMale2020 ecotype Even-year linkage group LG19, OgorEven_v1.0, whole genome shotgun sequence and encodes:
- the LOC124006194 gene encoding ribonuclease ZC3H12A-like — translated: MDQAFPSLQTPATSPFEPNTGELQLRVDFFRKLGYSPMEVRSALLKLGLSTDTNSVLGELVRSGASTSTSNSTIPESGDDTTGPTSHTCSSMASSRNHGPKRDRPVALLEDRRDTDSELKPIVIDGSNVAMSHGNKQVFSCRGIELAVIYFLDRGHSTVIVFVPSWRKEQPRPDVPITDQHILMELEKKKIVVFTPSRRVGGKRVVCYDDRFIVKHAYESDGVIVSNDTYRDLQGERPEWKRCIEERLLMYSFVNDKFMPPDDPLGRHGPSLENFLRKKPLLPEHKRQLCPYGKKCTYGVKCKFYHPERTHQSHSSLADELREKARLSSEKEDRNPMMSHLRGPQADPGSFPSYSLENDLEHRLTLEHRGSLREGPKSQVTENMLLFWDRPRSSRNQQARSPTAVGQGQMDWPSMLSPSTTTDLPYASISHECLDSGFGSYESQSQYSDVSQGHSKAFRLRQQQGFPSGSRHPGIHPERLAQDSPQPCRCFHLSPSSGPQQQHHSNPHLESHSQSQLRYDTYSPPLFPPNMHHYSLPCNFQQDGVGAHHFHPHQHPQKYWSDPFHGGVPQARASCSLPPPAPTLPRMEPPHSCSSYRNQQEHDSWAQPPPPSAFDTERQELRKKLQAIFNPHQVDTVMEMFPHLMDAQKLAAEILNLKSQRVWNAMVYLFPCIKLRPKSHNHYPVSF